From one Nocardioides sp. Kera G14 genomic stretch:
- the dnaA gene encoding chromosomal replication initiator protein DnaA translates to MDASNASAAENEDSFQRAWRAVVESLQPSQQAWVRASAPVAIHGDTAIVAVPNDFTRNRLEGALRSQLEESLSVELGSEVRIAVTVNPALEAPEPSAQAPVHPVATDGQVDISTAVHDEAAAPLQSAAPALVPTPPRPQRPEEAAASTLETRLNPKYTFETFVIGSSNRFPHAAAIAVSEAPGRAYNPLLVYGESGLGKTHLLHAIGHYVRSLYHGAKVRYVSSEEFTNEFINAIRDDRQDRFKRRYRDVDVLLIDDIQFLEGKTQTQEEFFHTFNALHNANKQIVLTSDRSPKRLEALEDRLRNRFEWGLITDVQPPDVETRIAILRKKAAMERLTAPPDVLEFIATKIQTNIRELEGALIRVTAFANLNRQDVDMPLAEIVLKDLIPEGGEPEITTGLIIAQTAAYFGISLEEITGPSRGRHLVMARQIAMYLCRELTDLSLPKIGALFGGRDHTTVMYAERKINQLLAERRAVFNQVTELTNRVKVTARQS, encoded by the coding sequence GTGGACGCGAGCAACGCAAGCGCAGCGGAGAACGAGGACTCGTTCCAGCGAGCGTGGCGGGCGGTCGTCGAGAGTCTCCAGCCGAGCCAGCAGGCGTGGGTCCGGGCGAGCGCTCCCGTCGCCATCCACGGCGACACCGCCATCGTCGCCGTCCCCAACGACTTCACCCGCAACCGGCTCGAGGGAGCACTCCGCTCCCAGCTCGAGGAGTCCCTCTCCGTGGAGCTCGGCTCCGAGGTGCGCATCGCGGTCACGGTCAATCCCGCGCTCGAGGCACCCGAGCCGTCCGCCCAGGCCCCGGTTCATCCCGTGGCGACAGATGGACAAGTCGACATATCGACTGCCGTCCATGACGAGGCCGCCGCCCCCCTGCAGTCAGCGGCGCCGGCCCTCGTCCCGACGCCTCCGCGGCCGCAACGCCCCGAGGAGGCGGCCGCGAGCACGCTGGAGACACGGCTCAACCCCAAGTACACCTTCGAGACCTTCGTCATCGGGTCCTCGAACCGCTTCCCGCACGCCGCCGCGATCGCCGTGAGCGAGGCGCCCGGTCGCGCGTACAACCCGCTACTCGTCTACGGCGAGTCCGGACTCGGCAAGACCCACCTGCTCCACGCCATCGGCCACTACGTGCGCTCGCTCTATCACGGTGCCAAGGTGCGCTACGTGAGCAGCGAGGAGTTCACGAACGAGTTCATCAACGCGATCCGTGACGACCGCCAGGACCGGTTCAAGCGGCGCTACCGCGACGTCGACGTGCTCCTCATCGACGACATCCAGTTCTTGGAGGGGAAGACCCAGACGCAGGAGGAGTTCTTCCACACCTTCAACGCGCTGCACAACGCCAACAAGCAGATCGTCCTGACCTCGGACCGCAGCCCGAAGCGCCTTGAGGCGCTCGAGGACCGACTGCGCAACCGGTTCGAGTGGGGCCTCATCACCGACGTGCAGCCGCCGGACGTCGAGACTCGCATCGCGATCCTCCGCAAGAAGGCGGCGATGGAGCGCCTCACCGCACCGCCGGACGTGCTCGAGTTCATCGCCACGAAGATCCAGACGAACATCCGTGAGCTCGAGGGTGCCCTCATCCGGGTCACCGCCTTCGCGAACCTCAACCGCCAGGACGTCGACATGCCCCTGGCCGAGATCGTCCTCAAGGACCTCATCCCCGAGGGCGGCGAGCCCGAGATCACGACCGGGCTGATCATCGCCCAGACCGCTGCCTACTTCGGGATCTCCCTGGAGGAGATCACCGGTCCCTCGCGCGGGCGACACCTCGTCATGGCCCGCCAGATCGCCATGTACCTCTGCCGGGAGCTCACCGACCTCTCCCTGCCCAAGATCGGCGCCCTCTTCGGCGGGCGCGACCACACGACGGTGATGTACGCCGAGCGGAAGATCAACCAGCTCCTCGCGGAGCGGCGTGCGGTGTTCAACCAGGTCACCGAGCTGACCAACCGTGTGAAGGTCACCGCGCGCCAGTCCTGA
- the dnaN gene encoding DNA polymerase III subunit beta: MKFRVDRDVFAEAVAWAARSLPVRPSTPVLSGLLIEATDAGLVLSSFDYETSARATLAAEVADEGKALVSGKLLADIVRSLPAKPVELTLDGARVALTCGSARFSLQTMPVEDYPTLPDMPTSAGTVKSDEFAHAVAQAVTAAGRDDMLPVLTGVRLEIDGSTISLLATDRFRLSIRELTWDPATPDSTLAALVPAKVLADTAKSLTAGSEITIALSTSGAGEGIIGFEGQVAGGVRRTTTRLLDGEFPKVRSLFPNEHLTLAKVSKPELIEAVKRVSLVAERNTAVQLAFHEGVLTLDAGTGDEAQASESIEADVSGDDLTTGFNPQYLLDGLNALDAGVVELAFTQASKPVVISGADTDDGAGGDNSPADFRYLLMPRRLLS; the protein is encoded by the coding sequence GTGAAGTTTCGTGTTGACCGTGACGTGTTCGCCGAGGCCGTCGCCTGGGCAGCGCGCAGCCTGCCGGTTCGTCCGAGCACCCCTGTCCTCTCCGGCCTGCTGATCGAGGCCACCGACGCTGGCCTGGTGCTCTCGAGCTTCGACTACGAGACCTCGGCCCGCGCGACGCTCGCCGCTGAGGTGGCGGACGAGGGCAAGGCGCTGGTCAGCGGCAAACTTCTCGCCGACATCGTGCGGAGCCTCCCGGCCAAGCCGGTCGAGCTCACCCTCGACGGCGCCCGTGTCGCGCTGACCTGTGGCTCGGCGCGGTTCAGCCTGCAGACCATGCCCGTCGAGGACTATCCGACGCTGCCGGACATGCCGACCTCGGCCGGGACGGTCAAGAGCGACGAGTTCGCGCACGCGGTGGCCCAGGCCGTCACCGCGGCAGGTCGCGACGACATGCTCCCGGTGCTCACCGGCGTCCGACTCGAGATCGACGGCTCGACGATCTCGCTCCTGGCCACCGACCGCTTCCGGCTGTCGATCCGCGAGCTCACGTGGGACCCGGCCACGCCGGACAGCACGCTGGCCGCGCTCGTGCCGGCGAAGGTGCTCGCCGACACCGCCAAGTCGCTGACCGCGGGCTCGGAGATCACGATCGCGCTCTCCACCTCCGGTGCCGGCGAGGGCATCATCGGCTTCGAGGGGCAGGTGGCCGGCGGCGTACGACGGACCACGACCCGCCTTCTCGACGGAGAGTTCCCCAAGGTCCGCAGCCTCTTCCCCAACGAGCACCTCACGCTCGCCAAGGTCTCCAAGCCCGAGCTGATCGAGGCGGTCAAGCGCGTCTCCCTCGTCGCGGAGCGCAACACCGCCGTGCAGCTCGCCTTCCACGAGGGCGTCCTCACCCTCGACGCCGGCACCGGTGACGAGGCCCAGGCCTCGGAGTCGATCGAGGCCGACGTCAGCGGCGACGACCTCACGACCGGGTTCAACCCGCAGTACCTCCTCGACGGGCTGAACGCCCTCGACGCAGGTGTCGTGGAGCTGGCCTTCACCCAGGCTTCGAAGCCCGTCGTAATCTCGGGAGCAGACACAGATGACGGCGCGGGCGGCGACAACAGCCCTGCCGACTTCCGCTACCTGCTCATGCCCCGGCGCCTGCTCTCCTGA
- the gnd gene encoding phosphogluconate dehydrogenase (NAD(+)-dependent, decarboxylating) has protein sequence MHLGLIGLGKMGGNMRTRLRDAGHTVTGFDMNPDLADVSSLAELVDALPSPKVVWVMVPAGEPTRSTIANLKELLGEGDLVVDGGNSKYTDDALNAQSLAEKGIGFVDCGVSGGVWGLKNGYALMYGGSDDDVAKVWPAFEALKPEEGGYVHAGKKPGAGHFAKMVHNGIEYAMMQSYAEGWELLEKVDLVENVPAIFDSWRSGTVIRSWLLDLLTEAVQADEHLDKIRGYAEDSGEGRWTVEAAIDNAVPMHVIASSLFARFTSRQDDSPAMKAIAAMRNQFGGHAVKTEAPQGGDVEGATGPATSADSAPAES, from the coding sequence ATGCATCTCGGTCTCATCGGTCTGGGCAAGATGGGCGGCAACATGCGCACCCGTCTGCGCGACGCCGGCCACACCGTCACCGGATTCGACATGAACCCCGACCTGGCCGACGTCTCCTCGCTCGCAGAGCTCGTCGACGCGCTGCCCTCCCCGAAGGTCGTCTGGGTGATGGTTCCCGCGGGCGAGCCGACACGCTCGACGATCGCGAACCTCAAGGAACTGCTCGGCGAGGGTGACCTCGTCGTGGACGGCGGCAACTCGAAGTACACCGACGACGCGCTCAACGCCCAGTCCCTCGCGGAGAAGGGCATCGGCTTCGTCGACTGCGGCGTCTCCGGTGGCGTGTGGGGCCTGAAGAACGGTTACGCCCTCATGTACGGCGGCTCCGACGACGACGTCGCCAAGGTGTGGCCCGCCTTCGAGGCGCTGAAGCCCGAGGAGGGCGGCTACGTCCACGCGGGCAAGAAGCCCGGCGCCGGTCACTTCGCCAAGATGGTCCACAACGGCATCGAGTACGCGATGATGCAGAGCTATGCCGAGGGCTGGGAGCTGCTCGAGAAGGTCGACCTCGTCGAGAACGTTCCCGCGATCTTCGACTCCTGGCGCAGCGGCACCGTCATCCGCTCCTGGCTGCTCGACCTCCTCACCGAGGCCGTCCAGGCCGACGAGCACCTCGACAAGATCCGCGGTTACGCCGAGGACTCCGGCGAGGGTCGGTGGACCGTCGAGGCGGCGATCGACAACGCGGTGCCGATGCACGTCATCGCCTCCTCGCTCTTCGCGCGCTTCACCTCCCGCCAGGACGACAGCCCTGCCATGAAGGCGATCGCGGCGATGCGCAACCAGTTCGGCGGGCACGCGGTGAAGACCGAGGCCCCGCAGGGCGGCGACGTGGAGGGCGCGACCGGTCCCGCCACGAGCGCGGACAGCGCGCCGGCCGAGAGCTAG
- the recF gene encoding DNA replication/repair protein RecF (All proteins in this family for which functions are known are DNA-binding proteins that assist the filamentation of RecA onto DNA for the initiation of recombination or recombinational repair.), which produces MHVSHLTLHNFRSYETAEVPLEAGVTAFVGLNGQGKTNLVEAIDYLSRLQSHRVATDAPLVRAGADSALVRAAVVRDGREAVLEVEINAGRANRARINRSPLPRTRELIGLVRTVVFSPEDLALVKGDPAERRRFLDDLLVLRAPRLAGVRADYERVLRQRNSLLKSARASRGAREAALATLAVWDEQLARAGAEILAERLALVESLSPYVGKAYETVARGASRDDAEIAYRCSFDLAARGLDEASGVDVRPLLERAILDEIKVRRADELDRAVSLVGPHRDELLLTIAGGGQQLPVKGYASHGESWSFALALRLASYDLLRADGDDPILILDDVFAELDATRREQLADLVAGAEQVLVTAAVGADVPEVLRGARYRVAAGEVSREQ; this is translated from the coding sequence TTGCACGTCTCCCACCTCACGCTGCACAACTTCCGGTCCTACGAGACCGCCGAGGTGCCGCTCGAGGCCGGGGTGACGGCCTTCGTCGGGCTCAACGGGCAGGGCAAGACCAACCTCGTCGAGGCGATCGACTACCTCTCCCGGCTGCAATCACACCGTGTCGCGACCGACGCGCCGCTGGTGCGGGCCGGGGCGGACTCTGCCCTGGTGCGTGCGGCCGTCGTCCGGGACGGGCGCGAGGCCGTGCTCGAGGTCGAGATCAACGCCGGCCGTGCCAACCGTGCCCGGATCAACCGGTCGCCGCTGCCGCGGACGCGCGAGCTCATCGGGCTCGTCCGTACGGTCGTCTTCTCCCCCGAGGACCTGGCGCTGGTGAAGGGCGACCCTGCGGAGCGTCGTCGCTTCCTCGATGACCTGCTGGTCCTGCGCGCCCCGCGCCTCGCCGGCGTGCGGGCGGACTATGAACGGGTGCTGCGGCAGCGCAACAGTCTCCTGAAGTCGGCCCGCGCCTCGCGCGGTGCTCGCGAGGCGGCGCTCGCCACGCTGGCGGTGTGGGACGAGCAGCTCGCACGGGCGGGTGCGGAGATCCTGGCGGAGCGGCTCGCGCTGGTGGAGTCGCTGTCGCCGTACGTCGGCAAGGCGTATGAGACGGTCGCGCGCGGTGCGTCGCGGGACGATGCCGAGATCGCCTACCGGTGCTCCTTCGACCTCGCTGCCCGAGGACTCGACGAGGCGAGCGGTGTCGACGTGCGGCCGCTGCTGGAGCGGGCGATCCTCGATGAGATCAAGGTGCGGCGCGCGGACGAGCTCGACCGGGCGGTGTCGCTGGTCGGGCCGCACCGCGACGAACTGCTCCTGACCATCGCGGGCGGGGGCCAACAGCTTCCGGTCAAGGGGTATGCGTCCCACGGTGAGTCCTGGTCGTTCGCCCTCGCGCTCCGCCTGGCCTCCTATGACCTGCTGCGCGCCGACGGCGACGACCCGATCCTCATCCTCGACGACGTCTTCGCCGAGCTCGACGCCACGCGTCGTGAACAGTTGGCCGACCTCGTCGCCGGCGCTGAACAGGTGCTCGTCACCGCGGCGGTCGGGGCCGACGTACCGGAGGTGCTGCGGGGGGCGCGGTACCGGGTCGCCGCCGGTGAGGTGAGTCGTGAGCAGTGA
- a CDS encoding DUF721 domain-containing protein produces MSSDEPKPEEPVTKADGLELARALTRAVASAAPVARAKKRLNPKKWTRPEVSGAHPDDRDPQLLDATLGRLVQDHGWGLDLKVHGVLARWAELVGAEIGDHSTPESFADGRLVVRADSTAWATQLRLLAPDVVRRLNTELGHGTVIQIEVLGPVGPTWKKGPRSVRDGRGPRDTYG; encoded by the coding sequence GTGAGCAGTGACGAGCCGAAGCCGGAGGAGCCGGTGACGAAGGCCGACGGGCTGGAGCTCGCGCGTGCGCTGACCCGCGCCGTGGCGAGTGCCGCCCCCGTGGCGCGGGCGAAGAAGCGGCTGAATCCGAAGAAGTGGACCCGGCCCGAGGTCAGTGGCGCCCACCCGGACGACCGCGACCCGCAGCTCCTCGATGCCACCCTGGGTCGTCTGGTGCAGGACCACGGCTGGGGACTCGACCTCAAGGTCCACGGTGTCCTGGCGCGCTGGGCCGAACTGGTCGGTGCGGAGATCGGCGACCATTCGACGCCGGAGTCCTTCGCCGACGGCAGGCTCGTGGTCCGCGCCGACTCGACCGCGTGGGCGACCCAGCTGCGCCTCCTCGCCCCCGACGTCGTACGTCGACTCAACACCGAGCTGGGCCATGGGACGGTGATCCAGATCGAGGTCCTCGGACCCGTCGGACCGACGTGGAAGAAGGGCCCTCGATCGGTCCGCGACGGCCGTGGACCGCGCGACACCTACGGCTGA